One Gadus morhua chromosome 1, gadMor3.0, whole genome shotgun sequence DNA segment encodes these proteins:
- the LOC115539503 gene encoding uncharacterized protein LOC115539503, with amino-acid sequence MATISPAEMKRHCRRRTRGVEEMRSSISGLLESVRELTDTTGLRLVSHDSMRHVWEVQQKHLECLQDPAGVALYTKVGTLQKGGKELDILRCGRGSSSLESFHRHQCAFIPGWRCNAVHMQMYMLEGISRWNMGRAKETVDVEGASTLRSFDVRLMSHLNNLSQRVHGCALVPEFTLPGKPTGERIAVEYLLEQTNRGDLLAPSQASISEIPLPVLEEEEEEEEDDAISMPAISMPAISMPASVTETSQCDSRGVPGWDAVDALAAYLLALNGTITALSAKEEADIVRLYAALHAMDRKPSRYTQKAKKKSHASGGMWRAPRKPSGIIL; translated from the exons ATGGCCACCATCAGCCCAGCTGAAATGAAGAGGcactgcaggaggaggacgcgTGGAGTGGAGGAGATGCGGAGCAGTATTTCAGGGCTCCTGGAATCTGTGAGGGAGCTCACAGACACCACAGGGCTGCGTCTGGTGAGCCATGACAGCATGCGCCACGTGTGGGAAGTACAGCAGAAGCACCTGGAGTGCCTCCAAGACCCTGCAGGTGTTGCACTTTACACGAAGGTGGGGACACTCCAGAAGGGCGGCAAGGAGCTGGACATCCTTAGGTGTGGTAGGGGGTCCTCCTCCCTGGAGAGTTTCCACCGGCACCAGTGTGCTTTCATTCCAG GCTGGCGGTGCAATGCGGTGCACATGCAAATGTACATGCTGGAGGGTATATCAAGGTGGAACATGGGCCGGGCCAAAGAGACAGTAGATGTGGAGGGGGCCTCCACCCTAAGAAGCTTCGATGTTCGGTTGATGTCCCACCTTAACAATCTAAGCCAGCGTGTGCATGGTTGTGCTCTGGTGCCAGAGTTCACCCTTCCTGGGAAACCTACTG GCGAACGCATAGCCGTGGAATATTTATTGGAGCAGACCAATAGAGGCGACCTGCTGGCTCCATCACAGGCCTCCATCTCAGAAATCCCCTTgccggtgctggaggaggaggaggaggaggaggaggatgatgccATCAGCATGCCTGCCATCAGCATGCCTGCCATCAGCATGCCTGCCTCTGTCACAGAG ACCAGCCAATGTGATTCGAGGGGCGTTCCGGGGTGGGACGCAGTAGATGCCCTTGCTGCCTACCTACTCGCATTAAACGGCACCATCACGGCCTTGTCAGCCAAGGAGGAGGCGGACATAGTTCGCCTGTACGCGGCTTTACATGCGATGGATCGGAAACCTTCAAG GTACACCCAGAAGGCA